From Lentisphaera araneosa HTCC2155, one genomic window encodes:
- a CDS encoding VWA domain-containing protein, producing MTFQYPWLLLLLLVLIPLFWRQLHIKPPAVKVSSLPHFTGKTGSDHRPFSRFLIPIFFEFLALSLMIFALARPRTGEENSYSYKDSVDIVFSLDISGSMSSYDQPEDLAVNRRVIAEAINNKELHPRLHYAKKSIADFIDKRKSDRLGLVVFGAEAYSVCPPTNDHEYLQNRLKEISTEYLGDYNRQTNITAAISGGLARLRKSKAPKKIIILVTDGSHTANSNLTPRMAAKAAAKSDAVIYTIGVGNEVAWNVENFFGSSRLNASNSDFDEELLKEIAEKTGGLYFSVREAEQMKDVLKKIDALEKVELKHFHNINYAEHFMPFLWASLSCLLIATLLSHSIFMRYP from the coding sequence ATGACTTTTCAATATCCTTGGCTCTTACTTTTACTGCTTGTGCTCATTCCACTTTTCTGGAGGCAACTGCACATCAAACCACCTGCCGTTAAAGTCTCATCACTCCCTCATTTCACAGGAAAAACCGGCAGTGACCATCGCCCTTTTTCACGCTTCCTCATACCCATCTTTTTTGAATTTTTAGCACTCAGTCTGATGATCTTTGCTTTAGCCCGCCCACGAACAGGAGAAGAGAACTCGTATAGCTACAAAGACAGCGTCGACATCGTCTTTTCCTTAGATATCTCTGGCAGCATGAGTTCCTATGATCAACCCGAAGACCTCGCCGTCAATCGACGTGTCATTGCTGAAGCCATCAACAATAAAGAATTACACCCACGCCTGCATTACGCAAAAAAATCCATCGCAGATTTTATTGACAAACGCAAATCCGATCGTCTTGGCCTCGTAGTTTTTGGTGCCGAAGCCTATAGTGTCTGTCCACCGACAAACGACCATGAATACTTGCAGAATCGACTTAAAGAAATCAGCACCGAATACTTAGGCGACTACAATCGTCAAACGAATATTACTGCAGCCATCAGTGGCGGACTCGCGCGCTTAAGGAAATCTAAAGCACCCAAAAAGATTATCATCTTGGTAACGGATGGCAGCCATACTGCCAACTCAAACCTCACTCCGCGAATGGCCGCCAAAGCCGCCGCCAAATCAGACGCCGTGATTTACACCATTGGCGTCGGCAACGAAGTCGCGTGGAACGTAGAAAACTTCTTTGGCTCCTCGCGCCTCAACGCGAGCAACTCCGATTTTGACGAAGAATTACTCAAAGAAATTGCCGAAAAAACTGGCGGTCTTTATTTTTCGGTGCGAGAAGCTGAACAAATGAAAGACGTACTCAAAAAAATTGATGCCTTAGAGAAAGTTGAGCTCAAACACTTCCATAACATCAACTATGCCGAACACTTCATGCCTTTCTTGTGGGCTTCACTATCCTGCTTACTCATCGCCACCCTCCTATCTCATTCTATCTTTATGAGGTATCCCTAA